A window of the Deltaproteobacteria bacterium genome harbors these coding sequences:
- the pstC gene encoding phosphate ABC transporter permease subunit PstC → MVNRNFTFRLWREKAVRVSLFLAAFSSIAITAGIIGILLYESSIFFKAVPLVDFLTDTEWTPLFESAHFGIMPLVTGTLVTSIVALLLALPVGTVIAIYLSEYAPYRVREIVKPILELLGAIPTIIYGYFALLFVTPLLQRLMPELPGFNMLSAGLVIGVMVIPYVSSLSEDAMRAVPHAIREASYAMGATRLQTALGAVVPSAFSGMTSAYILAFSRAVGETMVVAVAAGMQPNLTLDPRQPAATLTAYIVQVSLGDLPHGSIGYQTIFAAGLVLFLMTLGFNIAGSILRKRFREVY, encoded by the coding sequence ATTGTGAACCGGAATTTCACTTTTAGACTTTGGCGAGAAAAGGCAGTGAGGGTGTCTCTCTTCCTCGCTGCCTTTTCCTCTATTGCGATTACCGCAGGGATTATTGGAATTCTCCTCTACGAATCGAGCATCTTCTTCAAGGCAGTTCCCCTTGTTGACTTTCTGACCGATACCGAATGGACCCCTCTCTTCGAGTCGGCACACTTTGGAATTATGCCTCTCGTCACCGGAACCTTGGTCACATCGATCGTTGCACTCTTACTGGCGCTTCCGGTCGGGACCGTGATTGCGATCTATCTCTCCGAATATGCTCCGTACCGGGTACGCGAGATCGTCAAACCGATTCTTGAACTTCTGGGGGCCATTCCGACAATCATCTACGGCTACTTCGCCCTTCTTTTCGTCACTCCACTTCTCCAACGACTGATGCCGGAATTGCCCGGATTCAACATGCTCTCTGCCGGTCTCGTGATCGGTGTTATGGTCATCCCGTACGTCAGTTCATTAAGTGAGGATGCGATGCGGGCGGTTCCCCATGCGATCCGTGAGGCGTCGTATGCGATGGGGGCAACACGACTCCAGACCGCCCTCGGGGCGGTCGTCCCCTCCGCCTTTTCCGGAATGACCTCGGCTTATATCCTCGCCTTCTCACGGGCGGTCGGGGAGACGATGGTCGTCGCGGTCGCAGCAGGGATGCAACCAAACTTGACTCTCGACCCGCGCCAGCCGGCGGCAACGCTCACGGCTTATATTGTTCAGGTCAGCCTGGGTGATCTCCCGCACGGGAGCATCGGGTATCAGACGATTTTTGCCGCTGGATTGGTTCTGTTTTTAATGACGTTGGGCTTTAACATCGCCGGTTCTATTTTAAGAAAGAGATTCCGTGAGGTTTATTAA
- the phoU gene encoding phosphate signaling complex protein PhoU, whose amino-acid sequence MTEHTDKHYEQELKNLKDAILKMGAIIEEMIARSMKSLIERDSRLAGEVTIQEGTVNQLEMEIDDRCLQLLALRQPTASDLRFITIGLKISKDLERIGDLAVNIAEQSMELNREPQLKPYIDLPLMGQKVQQMVRSVLESFVNRDAKRAERICELDDEVDDLNRKVFQELITMMQKDSAAVLRGMHLIWISKQLERIADHATNIAEEVIFMVQGRDIRHGRKP is encoded by the coding sequence ATGACTGAACATACCGACAAACATTATGAGCAAGAATTGAAAAATCTGAAAGACGCGATCCTCAAGATGGGTGCGATTATCGAGGAGATGATCGCGCGATCGATGAAATCTCTGATCGAAAGGGACAGTCGTCTGGCAGGCGAGGTAACGATTCAGGAGGGGACGGTCAATCAACTGGAGATGGAGATTGATGACCGCTGTCTCCAGTTGCTTGCGTTACGTCAACCAACTGCCTCGGATCTCCGTTTCATCACAATCGGGCTCAAGATCAGCAAGGATCTGGAGAGGATCGGCGATCTGGCCGTGAATATCGCGGAGCAATCGATGGAGCTGAACCGGGAGCCGCAACTCAAGCCGTACATTGACCTCCCACTCATGGGACAAAAGGTCCAGCAGATGGTCAGAAGCGTTCTCGAATCCTTTGTGAATCGGGACGCAAAACGAGCGGAGCGCATCTGTGAGCTTGACGACGAAGTGGATGACCTGAACCGCAAGGTCTTTCAAGAGTTGATCACAATGATGCAAAAAGATTCCGCCGCAGTCCTGCGCGGGATGCATCTGATCTGGATCTCAAAGCAGCTCGAGCGGATCGCCGATCATGCCACCAACATCGCGGAAGAGGTGATCTTCATGGTGCAAGGCAGAGATATCCGTCATGGCAGAAAACCTTGA
- a CDS encoding response regulator transcription factor yields the protein MKILVIEDEKDIAELIEYNLRQEKFFVEFCLSGNQGLSKARHTLPDLIILDLMLPDVGGLEVCKTLKGDPKTAKIPVLILTAKAEEVDRIVGFEVGADDYLAKPFSPRELVLRVKAILRRIKEKEEISKTALLTFGLLRLDPSKFQTKVGEKEVRLTAIEFKLLQYLLSSKGRVATRDMLLDQVWGYEAALTTRTVDTHVKRLREKLGKAGDYIETIRGIGYRFKEKAE from the coding sequence ATGAAAATTCTGGTCATCGAGGATGAAAAAGATATCGCGGAGTTGATCGAATACAACTTGCGCCAGGAAAAATTTTTCGTCGAATTTTGTCTTAGTGGGAATCAAGGTCTTTCTAAGGCGCGCCACACCCTGCCGGATCTGATCATCCTGGATCTGATGCTCCCCGACGTCGGGGGGCTTGAGGTTTGTAAAACGCTCAAGGGGGATCCCAAGACCGCAAAGATTCCGGTGCTGATCCTGACCGCCAAGGCGGAAGAGGTCGACCGAATTGTCGGCTTTGAGGTGGGGGCGGACGATTATCTGGCAAAGCCATTTTCGCCGCGCGAGCTGGTGCTGCGGGTCAAGGCGATTCTCCGACGTATCAAGGAGAAGGAGGAGATCTCTAAAACGGCGTTGCTCACCTTTGGCCTGTTGCGGCTCGATCCATCGAAGTTTCAGACCAAGGTGGGAGAGAAAGAGGTTCGGTTGACGGCGATCGAATTTAAACTCCTCCAGTATCTTCTTTCCAGCAAAGGGCGTGTCGCCACACGCGATATGCTGCTCGATCAGGTCTGGGGTTACGAGGCGGCTCTGACAACCCGAACGGTTGACACACATGTGAAGCGGCTTCGCGAAAAATTGGGGAAGGCGGGCGACTACATCGAGACGATCCGTGGGATCGGGTACCGATTCAAGGAGAAGGCCGAGTGA
- a CDS encoding DUF47 domain-containing protein: MGLFPKNIQFFDLFERAANNMLHGAKLLEDFVQDFKDVERKLRAIEDAEHAGDQITHDTIEMLNKTFITPIDREDIHELASELDDILDLIFGAANRMVLYKIGQPTDGMKKVSALLARSVEEVSKGVLRLRNYSKNPQMILAQCIEVNRIENEADEATRVAIASLFEKERDPIRLIKEKEILETLELATDRCEDVANVLEGIILKNA; this comes from the coding sequence ATGGGTCTCTTTCCAAAAAACATCCAGTTCTTCGATCTCTTCGAGCGGGCGGCGAACAACATGCTCCACGGGGCGAAGCTGCTCGAGGATTTTGTCCAGGACTTCAAAGATGTCGAGAGGAAGTTGAGGGCGATCGAGGATGCCGAGCATGCGGGGGATCAGATCACGCATGACACGATTGAGATGCTGAACAAGACCTTCATCACGCCGATCGATCGTGAGGATATCCATGAACTTGCCTCGGAGCTCGACGATATCCTCGATCTGATCTTTGGGGCGGCGAATCGGATGGTTCTCTACAAGATCGGGCAGCCGACCGATGGAATGAAAAAGGTCTCCGCCCTTTTAGCGCGATCGGTTGAAGAGGTGAGCAAGGGAGTCCTGCGACTCCGGAATTATTCCAAAAATCCCCAGATGATCCTCGCCCAGTGTATCGAGGTGAATCGGATCGAGAATGAGGCGGATGAGGCGACACGTGTCGCGATCGCCTCACTGTTTGAGAAGGAGAGAGACCCGATTCGCCTGATCAAAGAGAAGGAAATTCTTGAGACCCTCGAGCTCGCGACAGATCGTTGTGAGGATGTCGCCAATGTCCTTGAGGGTATCATCCTAAAAAATGCCTGA
- a CDS encoding PstS family phosphate ABC transporter substrate-binding protein — protein sequence MKKSITLSLMLLVAITTLSLKEIRAAEIIKIDGSSTVYPVTEAVAEEFQKEKKGAMHVTVGISGTGGGFKKFCRGETDISNASRPILKKEMDDCFLQGIKYIELPVAYDALTVVVNPKNQWVSSLTVADLKKIWAPESQGKITKWNQVNPKWPDQPIKLYGPGADSGTFDYFTEAIVGKSKSSRGDYTASEDDNVLVQGVTNDINAIGYFGYAYYEENKTRLKVVPIDGGKGPVSPSRQTVENGSYQPLSRPIFIYVNQKSLRKHGVREFTEFYLKNGPMLIPQVKYIPLPPLAYTEGKKRIDQGVVGTAFAGTAEVGLKIEEIFKRAPKL from the coding sequence ATGAAAAAGAGCATCACGTTATCTCTCATGCTGCTGGTTGCCATCACAACCCTGTCTCTCAAGGAGATTCGGGCTGCAGAGATCATCAAGATCGACGGTTCGAGCACCGTCTATCCGGTCACCGAGGCGGTTGCTGAAGAGTTTCAAAAAGAGAAAAAAGGAGCGATGCACGTCACGGTCGGTATTTCGGGTACCGGTGGCGGATTCAAGAAGTTCTGCCGAGGCGAAACCGACATCTCGAATGCCTCCCGTCCAATTCTCAAGAAGGAAATGGACGACTGCTTTCTTCAAGGGATCAAATATATCGAACTCCCGGTCGCTTACGATGCCTTGACTGTCGTTGTGAATCCAAAGAATCAATGGGTCAGTTCCTTAACCGTCGCAGATCTCAAAAAAATCTGGGCACCGGAATCACAGGGAAAGATCACGAAGTGGAATCAAGTGAACCCCAAGTGGCCCGATCAACCAATCAAACTCTATGGCCCGGGGGCTGACTCCGGAACTTTTGATTATTTCACCGAGGCGATCGTGGGAAAATCAAAGTCGAGCCGCGGTGATTATACCGCGAGTGAAGATGACAATGTCCTGGTCCAAGGCGTCACCAACGATATCAACGCGATCGGTTACTTCGGTTATGCCTACTACGAAGAGAACAAGACGAGGCTCAAGGTGGTTCCGATTGACGGAGGAAAAGGGCCCGTTTCTCCATCACGACAAACCGTCGAGAACGGGAGCTATCAGCCACTCTCCCGACCGATCTTCATCTACGTGAACCAGAAGTCGCTTCGAAAACATGGGGTTCGGGAATTCACCGAGTTTTATCTGAAGAATGGGCCGATGCTAATTCCTCAGGTCAAATATATCCCACTCCCCCCGCTCGCCTATACCGAGGGGAAGAAGCGGATCGATCAGGGAGTTGTCGGAACCGCCTTCGCTGGCACTGCGGAGGTGGGGTTGAAGATCGAAGAGATCTTCAAGAGGGCCCCAAAATTGTGA
- the pstA gene encoding phosphate ABC transporter permease PstA: MAEIKKLIRRQKRWDLLFGLLGILATFSGLLTLLALLIDLASDGLPQLSWKFFISFPSRFSDQAGILSAWVGTTLVMLVTACSVVPLGVAAGIYLEEYAKKNWLSTLIEINIANLAGVPSIVYGLMALGLFVYRLRLGQSILTAGLTLALLILPIVIVATREAIRAIPCGIREAAQALGATKWQMIKDHLIPYGSGGILTGIIIALSRAIGETAPLLTIGALTFIAFLPEAPISGEFPFVSLTWLRSPFTVLPIQMFNWLSRPQADFHRNAAAAGLVLIFMTLAMNGLAIFLRYRFRRRIRW; encoded by the coding sequence ATGGCTGAAATCAAAAAGCTGATTCGGCGACAGAAGCGATGGGACCTTTTATTTGGCCTCCTTGGGATTCTGGCAACCTTCAGTGGATTGTTAACGCTACTCGCCTTATTGATAGACCTCGCCTCGGATGGCCTGCCACAACTCTCCTGGAAATTTTTCATCTCTTTCCCCTCCCGCTTCTCAGACCAGGCGGGCATCCTCTCGGCCTGGGTCGGGACAACCCTTGTGATGCTAGTCACCGCCTGCAGTGTCGTCCCGCTCGGTGTCGCCGCCGGAATCTACCTCGAAGAATATGCGAAAAAAAATTGGCTGAGCACGTTGATTGAAATTAATATTGCGAATCTCGCTGGGGTGCCATCGATCGTCTATGGACTGATGGCGCTGGGACTTTTTGTCTACCGCCTCCGGTTGGGACAAAGCATCCTGACGGCAGGACTGACCCTTGCCCTTCTGATTTTGCCGATTGTGATTGTTGCCACACGCGAAGCGATCCGGGCGATCCCCTGTGGGATTCGAGAGGCGGCCCAGGCACTCGGTGCGACCAAGTGGCAAATGATTAAAGACCACCTGATCCCTTACGGTTCGGGAGGGATCTTGACCGGGATCATCATCGCCCTCTCTCGTGCGATTGGAGAAACCGCCCCGTTACTTACGATTGGGGCGCTGACCTTCATCGCCTTTTTACCGGAGGCCCCGATTTCGGGTGAATTTCCGTTTGTTTCGTTGACCTGGCTCCGCTCCCCTTTTACGGTGCTCCCGATTCAGATGTTTAACTGGCTCTCCCGTCCTCAAGCTGATTTCCATCGTAATGCCGCGGCGGCGGGGCTTGTTCTGATTTTCATGACGCTGGCAATGAATGGTCTCGCCATCTTTCTCCGCTATCGCTTCCGCAGGAGGATCCGATGGTAA
- a CDS encoding inorganic phosphate transporter has protein sequence MPELSLSLIVVLLLVLGAEFVNGWTDAPNAIATVVSTKVLSPRQAVILAVLLNILGAMSGQAVAATIGKGFVEADIINLTTVAAAMIALIGWSSIAAYFGLPTSESHALVAGLTGAGFASGGLEALLSTGWKKVFMGLGFSTFLGFIFGYLIILIISWIFRNIAPGKVKKIFGRLQILSAAFMAFGHGSNDGQKFIGAFALALVLGGVMPEFHIPIWVIILCATVMGIGTSVGGWRIIRTMGVKLVKLETYHGFAAETGAATAIQIASVLGIPLSTTHTINTSIMGVGSARRFSAVRWGVAGQIIAAWVLTFPVCGVLSWGITKVLMLFA, from the coding sequence ATGCCTGAGCTTTCTTTGTCACTGATCGTCGTCCTCCTGCTCGTGCTGGGTGCCGAATTTGTAAACGGCTGGACCGATGCCCCGAATGCGATCGCGACGGTCGTGTCGACAAAGGTCCTGTCTCCCCGACAGGCGGTGATACTCGCGGTCTTGCTGAATATCCTGGGGGCGATGTCCGGACAGGCGGTTGCGGCGACGATCGGTAAGGGTTTTGTCGAGGCGGATATCATCAATCTGACAACGGTCGCGGCGGCGATGATCGCGTTGATCGGCTGGAGCTCGATCGCCGCCTATTTTGGTCTTCCGACGAGCGAGAGTCATGCACTGGTTGCCGGATTAACGGGAGCGGGATTTGCGTCGGGAGGGCTTGAGGCCCTGCTTTCAACCGGATGGAAGAAGGTTTTCATGGGGCTCGGTTTTTCAACCTTTCTGGGATTTATCTTTGGCTATCTGATTATTCTCATCATTTCCTGGATTTTCAGGAATATCGCCCCAGGCAAGGTGAAAAAGATCTTTGGTCGTCTCCAGATTCTCTCCGCTGCCTTCATGGCGTTTGGACACGGCTCGAATGACGGGCAAAAGTTTATCGGGGCGTTTGCGTTGGCGCTTGTTCTGGGCGGGGTGATGCCGGAGTTTCATATTCCGATCTGGGTTATTATTCTTTGTGCGACGGTGATGGGGATCGGAACCTCTGTTGGAGGATGGCGGATCATCAGGACGATGGGGGTGAAGCTGGTCAAGCTCGAGACCTATCATGGGTTTGCGGCGGAGACCGGTGCGGCAACGGCGATTCAGATCGCGTCGGTTTTGGGGATCCCCTTAAGCACCACACACACGATCAACACCTCGATCATGGGTGTCGGGAGTGCGCGCCGTTTTTCGGCGGTCCGGTGGGGGGTGGCCGGGCAGATTATCGCCGCCTGGGTCTTGACCTTTCCGGTTTGTGGGGTTCTAAGCTGGGGAATCACAAAAGTTTTGATGTTATTTGCATGA
- the pstB gene encoding phosphate ABC transporter ATP-binding protein — MVIKAAVKNLNFYYNTVLALKDLTLEFEEKKVTAVIGPSGCGKSTLLRCFNRMHDLYPGNRYEGEILLFPDRKNILDPEVEPIEIRMRIGMVFQKPNPFPKSIFENVVYGLKVRGVWKKQFLEEQAEKALRSSALWNEVKDRLHDLAFNLSGGQQQRLCIARALATDPEILLFDEPTSALDPIATTRIEELIGELKQQVTIIIVTHNMQQAARVSDKTAFLYLGELIEFDETRKIFTNPKEKRTEDYITGRFG, encoded by the coding sequence ATGGTAATTAAAGCGGCCGTAAAGAATCTTAATTTTTATTACAATACCGTCCTCGCCTTGAAGGATCTGACCCTTGAGTTCGAGGAGAAAAAGGTGACAGCGGTCATTGGGCCGTCGGGTTGTGGCAAGAGCACCCTTCTCCGCTGTTTCAACCGGATGCATGATCTCTATCCCGGAAACCGCTACGAGGGAGAGATCCTCCTTTTCCCCGACAGAAAAAATATCCTGGATCCGGAGGTAGAGCCGATCGAGATCCGGATGCGGATCGGGATGGTCTTTCAGAAACCAAACCCATTTCCGAAATCAATTTTTGAAAATGTCGTCTATGGCCTCAAAGTACGCGGGGTCTGGAAGAAACAGTTTCTTGAGGAGCAGGCGGAAAAAGCGCTTCGTTCTTCCGCCCTCTGGAATGAGGTGAAGGACCGTCTGCATGACCTCGCCTTCAATCTCTCCGGTGGTCAGCAACAACGGCTCTGTATCGCCCGCGCCTTGGCAACTGACCCGGAGATCCTCCTTTTCGATGAACCGACTTCCGCCCTCGATCCGATCGCAACAACACGAATTGAGGAATTGATTGGAGAACTGAAGCAACAGGTGACGATCATTATCGTAACCCATAATATGCAACAGGCAGCTCGTGTCTCCGACAAAACCGCCTTTCTTTATCTGGGGGAGCTTATAGAGTTTGATGAAACGAGAAAAATATTTACAAATCCGAAAGAAAAGCGAACTGAAGATTACATCACGGGGAGGTTTGGGTAA